A genomic window from Acidimicrobiia bacterium includes:
- a CDS encoding FAD-dependent thymidylate synthase: MTATTRHLVGALPPVGYHTEAFTPDETAVLQRFFTNTTEPVVGLVNLPEVVKGALFARYSRSPKSVRRLFLDEFYDAPEVGIAAIAAGLEGDDERIKLGRAEDLYNRVFTQYGDDSVAQLGGVHLACEQASNILTKVLERGRLAAYLEQSTRYMFYDQRLGGRYRFLIPPEVAISPLAAEYSSTMERLFDTYAGLTGRLTAYYESLFPKSSDDSDFVYRSTIRARVCDDLRGLLPAATLSNVGIYGTGQAYEMLLLRMRANPTAEVRQVADRMLTELRKLIPAFLVRVDNPERGGAWSRYLEDTAARMREVAGEMSEPVPARPEVTLVEWDTDAETKIAAAALYSYTDLPDDRLLEMARQMAAEDRSRVIAAYVGDRENRRHKPGRGMERVAYRFDILCDYGIFRDLQRHRMLTLDWQRLGTLHGYVVPESIIDVEAEGAWHEAMARAEALHGEMTSSLGAELAQFAVPFAYRIRFFMHLNAREAFHLLELRTAEGGHPDYRRVCQEMHRLIRDQAGHRAIADAMRFVDHGDHGLGRLATERRAAAKRAAAGVADPDD; encoded by the coding sequence ATGACTGCGACGACCAGGCATCTGGTCGGGGCTCTGCCCCCGGTCGGGTACCACACAGAGGCGTTCACGCCCGACGAGACCGCGGTGCTCCAACGTTTCTTCACCAACACCACCGAGCCGGTGGTCGGGCTCGTCAATCTCCCCGAAGTCGTCAAAGGCGCGCTGTTCGCCCGCTACAGCCGCTCTCCCAAGTCGGTGAGGCGACTGTTTCTCGATGAGTTCTACGACGCCCCGGAGGTGGGGATCGCGGCGATAGCCGCGGGACTCGAGGGCGACGACGAGCGGATCAAGCTGGGTCGGGCCGAGGACCTCTACAACCGGGTCTTCACGCAGTACGGCGACGATTCCGTGGCGCAGCTCGGCGGGGTGCACCTCGCCTGCGAGCAGGCCTCCAACATTCTCACCAAGGTCCTCGAACGGGGACGGCTGGCGGCGTATCTGGAGCAGAGCACGCGGTACATGTTCTACGACCAACGCCTCGGTGGGCGCTATCGATTTCTCATCCCCCCCGAGGTCGCCATCTCTCCGCTGGCAGCGGAGTACTCGTCGACGATGGAGCGCCTGTTCGACACCTACGCCGGGCTGACCGGGCGACTTACCGCGTACTATGAGTCGTTGTTCCCCAAGTCATCAGATGATTCCGACTTCGTCTACCGGTCGACGATCAGGGCGAGGGTCTGTGACGATCTGCGCGGCTTGCTACCCGCGGCCACGCTGTCGAACGTCGGAATCTACGGCACGGGACAGGCGTACGAGATGCTGCTGCTTCGCATGCGGGCCAACCCCACCGCCGAGGTGCGCCAGGTGGCCGACCGAATGCTGACGGAGCTCCGGAAGCTGATTCCCGCCTTCCTCGTCCGGGTGGACAATCCGGAACGGGGCGGGGCGTGGAGTCGATACCTAGAGGACACCGCAGCCCGGATGCGCGAGGTGGCCGGAGAGATGTCCGAGCCGGTGCCGGCGCGCCCCGAGGTGACCCTGGTCGAGTGGGATACCGATGCCGAGACCAAGATCGCCGCGGCCGCGCTCTATTCCTACACCGATCTGCCGGACGACCGTCTCCTCGAGATGGCGCGGCAGATGGCGGCGGAGGATCGGTCGAGGGTCATCGCCGCCTACGTTGGCGACCGCGAGAACCGCCGCCACAAACCCGGTAGAGGGATGGAGCGGGTCGCCTACCGGTTCGACATCCTGTGTGACTACGGAATCTTCCGAGATCTCCAACGCCATCGCATGCTCACCCTCGACTGGCAGCGGCTCGGAACTCTCCACGGGTACGTGGTGCCTGAGTCCATCATCGACGTCGAGGCGGAAGGGGCGTGGCATGAGGCAATGGCCCGTGCCGAGGCGCTCCACGGGGAGATGACGTCATCCCTCGGAGCCGAACTCGCCCAATTCGCGGTGCCGTTCGCGTACCGCATCCGGTTCTTCATGCACCTCAACGCCCGCGAGGCATTCCACCTGCTCGAATTGCGAACCGCCGAGGGCGGGCACCCCGACTACCGGCGGGTCTGCCAGGAGATGCACCGGTTGATACGTGATCAGGCGGGGCATCGGGCCATCGCCGATGCCATGCGCTTTGTCGATCATGGCGACCACGGCCTGGGCCGGCTCGCCACCGAGCGCCGGGCCGCAGCCAAGCGAGCCGCGGCTGGAGTCGCCGATCCCGACGACTGA
- a CDS encoding DMT family transporter: MAYAALAVASLLFGVTFVVVKDAVEIVPPLSFVGWRFLLGASLLFAIRLPTGRRVWRDGSIAGVLLFAGYALQTQGLTATSASNSGLVTGLYVVLTPLLAAAVGRRTPRGIVLAGAALAVSGFGVLTIGDGFRLEAGDAYTAGCAVAFAAHIVFLARRAHQHPVLSFTGVQLAVTAVLGLAASGLVEGVGTPPRASWAAIAITGILVSAGAFYLQVWSQTVVGPSRTAIVLALEPAFAALSGAVLLGERLGSRGLVGAALILGGIYVVLAGTGPEDDLETIAVGAPR; this comes from the coding sequence ATGGCGTATGCCGCCCTGGCGGTGGCATCCCTTCTGTTCGGAGTCACCTTCGTGGTGGTCAAGGATGCGGTCGAGATCGTCCCGCCGCTGAGCTTTGTAGGGTGGCGGTTCCTTCTTGGAGCGAGTCTGCTCTTCGCGATCCGACTCCCCACGGGGCGGCGGGTCTGGCGCGACGGCTCGATCGCCGGCGTGCTGCTATTCGCCGGATACGCCCTGCAGACGCAGGGATTGACCGCCACATCGGCTTCCAACTCCGGGCTGGTGACCGGCCTCTACGTCGTCCTGACGCCGCTGCTAGCAGCGGCCGTCGGTCGGCGTACCCCCCGCGGCATAGTTCTCGCGGGCGCGGCGCTCGCCGTCTCCGGGTTCGGCGTGCTGACCATCGGCGATGGCTTTCGACTCGAGGCAGGGGACGCCTACACGGCGGGGTGCGCCGTGGCTTTCGCCGCTCATATCGTCTTCCTGGCACGCAGGGCCCACCAACACCCGGTCCTCTCGTTCACCGGCGTGCAGTTGGCTGTCACTGCCGTGCTCGGCCTCGCCGCCTCCGGGCTGGTGGAGGGCGTCGGAACACCGCCACGAGCGTCGTGGGCGGCGATCGCGATCACCGGCATCCTCGTCAGCGCCGGAGCCTTCTACCTGCAGGTGTGGAGTCAGACGGTGGTGGGGCCCTCGAGGACCGCGATCGTGCTGGCGCTCGAACCGGCGTTCGCGGCACTATCTGGCGCCGTGCTGCTCGGCGAACGCCTCGGCAGTCGCGGCCTGGTGGGGGCCGCGCTCATCCTCGGGGGGATCTATGTCGTCCTCGCCGGCACCGGTCCTGAGGACGACCTGGAGACCATTGCAGTCGGCGCACCCCGCTGA